One Rhinoraja longicauda isolate Sanriku21f chromosome 18, sRhiLon1.1, whole genome shotgun sequence DNA segment encodes these proteins:
- the LOC144602458 gene encoding intestinal mucin-like protein has protein sequence MGPQPVYKEPKNGIPPGEKISVGKNNCTKYECEKIEGHFIPNIHNQWCPRLDHDNCEPGTIHMDKDGCCQTCIPKTCSVKKSVTYINHKRCRSQQEVPMTSCGGRCMTSSVYSSEANMISHNCSCCHELETSKKSITLLCPGSRTTTFTYTYVTKCGCVPTKCEPFIKQLGAPSSGASPKNTEQEQGIEIS, from the exons ATGGGACCCCAGCCAGTGTATAAAGAGCCTAAGAATGGGATCCCA CCAGGAGAGAAAATATCTGTGGGAAAAAACAACTGTACAAAGTATGAATGTGAGAAAATAGAGGGCCACTTTATTCCAAACATCCACAATCAATGGTGCCCTCGTTTGGATCATGATAACTGTGAGCCT GGAACAATACACATGGACAAGGATGGATGTTGTCAGACAT gtattccaaagacatgcagtgttAAAAAGTCCGTGACCTACATCAATCACAAGAGATGCCGATCACAACAAGAAGTGCCGATGACCTCCTGTGGAGGGCGCTGTATGACCTCTTCAGT GTACTCTTCCGAAGCAAATATGATTTCACACAACTGTAGCTGCTGTCATGAGTTGGAAACCAGCAAGAAAAGCATCACCTTACTTTGCCCAGGCAGTAGGACAACTACGTTCACCTATACCTACGTCACCAAGTGTGGGTGTGTGCCCACAAAATGTGAGCCATTCATAAAACAACTGGGAGCCCCCAGCTCTGGCGCCAGCCCAAAGAACACTGAACAAGAACAAGGAATAGAGATTTCCTGA